In a single window of the Streptacidiphilus sp. P02-A3a genome:
- a CDS encoding GNAT family N-acetyltransferase: MTWTLSTSLVDFRAAAGDFLAADPVRNTVPLTVVDRLTKAGPYSFGAGRPRFGWWREESRGPVSGVFVQTPPLGVVLGVMGAEAAGRLAEALAEAGDVAVPSVHGNKQLVTVFARSWERATGGRSRLLRHERLYHLGTLARPQPAPNGSPRLAVAADHALLVGWYAAFAAESGTASAGADFDAVVGQRTAEGLLHVWEDGGRPVALAAVSPVIAGMSRIGPVYTPSELRRRGYAGGVVAAGSAHALGQGATEVLLYTDLENPTSNSIYQRLGYVRVEDALVLDLEPAVG, from the coding sequence ATGACCTGGACCCTGAGCACCTCGCTGGTCGACTTCCGAGCGGCTGCCGGTGACTTCCTCGCTGCCGATCCGGTACGGAACACCGTGCCGCTGACCGTCGTCGACCGGCTGACCAAGGCCGGTCCGTACAGCTTCGGCGCCGGGCGACCGCGTTTCGGGTGGTGGCGGGAGGAGTCGCGGGGCCCGGTGTCCGGTGTGTTCGTGCAGACGCCGCCGCTCGGGGTGGTCCTCGGTGTGATGGGCGCGGAGGCAGCCGGGCGGCTGGCGGAGGCGCTGGCCGAGGCGGGCGACGTGGCGGTGCCGTCCGTGCACGGGAACAAGCAGCTGGTCACCGTCTTCGCGCGGTCCTGGGAACGGGCCACCGGCGGCCGGTCGCGGCTGCTGCGGCACGAACGGCTCTACCACCTGGGCACGTTGGCGCGGCCGCAGCCCGCGCCGAACGGCTCGCCCCGGCTCGCCGTCGCCGCCGACCACGCGCTGCTGGTCGGCTGGTACGCGGCCTTCGCGGCGGAGAGCGGGACCGCCTCCGCCGGGGCGGACTTCGACGCGGTGGTCGGGCAGCGGACCGCCGAGGGCCTGCTGCACGTCTGGGAGGACGGGGGCCGCCCGGTCGCACTCGCGGCGGTCAGCCCGGTGATCGCCGGGATGTCCCGGATCGGGCCGGTCTACACCCCGTCCGAGCTGCGCCGTCGCGGGTACGCCGGCGGCGTCGTCGCGGCGGGTTCGGCGCACGCGCTGGGCCAGGGCGCGACCGAGGTGCTGCTGTACACCGACCTGGAGAACCCGACCAGCAACTCGATCTACCAGCGGCTCGGTTACGTCAGGGTGGAGGACGCGCTCGTGCTCGATCTGGAACCCGCCGTCGGGTAG
- a CDS encoding NUDIX hydrolase, producing the protein MGDQQAERQRASVPPGWAERIEGLARGDYTPPQPRLAATVMLLREHDDGPQAYLLRRRASMAFAGGMYAYPGGGVDPRDSAVDNSLDGGVDLGWAGPGPQEWARRLGCPPATARAVVCAAVRETFEESGVLLAGPDPHSVVADVSGEQWRAARAALEAHELSFAEFLAERGLVLRSDLLGAWARWITPEFEERRYDTWFFVAALPEGQRTAEIPGEADRVAWMTPAEAVRQADSGEFLMLPPTVTTLRELLPFGTPAQALAASAARTVEPILARAVIGDGGRLSISWPGHPELTLRDPRETPPEAPPEAPAEPSAEPSAENGVPGIPAEGPEGALTAADADRSGVSR; encoded by the coding sequence GGAGCGGCAGCGGGCGTCGGTACCGCCCGGTTGGGCGGAGCGCATCGAGGGGCTGGCGCGGGGTGACTACACGCCCCCGCAACCCAGACTCGCGGCGACCGTGATGCTGCTCCGCGAGCACGACGACGGGCCGCAGGCGTACCTGCTGCGGCGACGCGCCTCGATGGCCTTCGCCGGGGGCATGTACGCCTATCCGGGCGGCGGCGTGGACCCGCGCGACAGCGCCGTCGACAACTCGCTGGACGGCGGGGTCGACCTCGGCTGGGCCGGTCCCGGGCCGCAGGAGTGGGCGCGGCGGCTCGGCTGCCCGCCCGCGACGGCGCGGGCCGTGGTCTGCGCGGCGGTTCGGGAGACCTTCGAGGAGTCCGGGGTGCTGCTCGCCGGTCCCGACCCGCACTCCGTCGTCGCGGACGTCAGCGGCGAGCAGTGGCGGGCGGCGCGGGCCGCGCTGGAGGCGCACGAGCTCTCCTTCGCCGAGTTCCTGGCCGAACGCGGGCTGGTGCTGCGCAGCGACCTGCTGGGGGCGTGGGCCCGCTGGATCACGCCGGAGTTCGAGGAGCGCCGCTACGACACCTGGTTCTTCGTCGCGGCCCTGCCCGAGGGGCAGCGCACCGCCGAGATCCCGGGCGAGGCGGACCGGGTGGCCTGGATGACCCCGGCCGAGGCGGTACGGCAGGCCGACAGCGGCGAGTTCCTGATGCTGCCGCCGACCGTCACCACGCTGCGCGAGCTGCTGCCCTTCGGCACCCCGGCGCAGGCCCTGGCGGCCTCCGCCGCCCGGACGGTCGAACCGATCCTGGCCCGGGCGGTGATCGGGGACGGCGGACGGCTGTCGATCAGCTGGCCGGGCCACCCGGAGCTGACCCTGCGCGACCCGCGCGAAACCCCACCCGAGGCCCCACCGGAGGCCCCAGCCGAGCCTTCAGCCGAGCCCTCAGCCGAGAACGGGGTCCCAGGGATCCCGGCCGAGGGCCCGGAGGGTGCGCTGACCGCCGCCGACGCCGACCGCTCGGGGGTGTCCCGGTGA
- a CDS encoding FUSC family protein, giving the protein MTDASAPRPAAAARVPPAIAWSWAAAGRGALFALPAALVAPHDPGQGLSLAIGVLPAALIGLPPTRRARLGIPVGGLCVGLPMVLGSLLSHQDLLAVFGVFAFAVAAARLAARRRFGMIAMSLCLPMVGAGLSYRDVGQAAGFALLILCGSLYAYLLTLLWPERPGPAGADPPVLMDRRTALDYGLRLGGCGASAAACGLALAPTHPGWPVTAALLVMRPAADMQRLRSVGRVVSVVVGGAAALLLLRADPPGWGYALTCLGAITLATATHGSHWYLTPAFTSLLVLLMLLHAEPAQAHGRFNERVTATLVGVALAYLFGLLLPRITGPGILKRQGAEGRSRPRVE; this is encoded by the coding sequence GTGACCGACGCGTCCGCGCCGCGTCCGGCCGCCGCCGCGCGGGTGCCCCCGGCGATCGCCTGGTCCTGGGCCGCCGCCGGTCGCGGCGCGCTGTTCGCGCTGCCCGCCGCGCTGGTGGCGCCGCACGACCCGGGCCAGGGCCTGTCGCTGGCCATCGGTGTGCTGCCGGCCGCGCTGATCGGGCTGCCGCCCACCCGGCGGGCCCGGCTCGGGATCCCGGTGGGCGGGCTGTGCGTGGGGCTGCCGATGGTGCTCGGCTCACTGCTGTCGCACCAGGACCTGCTGGCCGTGTTCGGCGTCTTCGCGTTCGCGGTCGCGGCGGCGCGGCTGGCCGCCCGGCGTCGGTTCGGGATGATCGCCATGTCGCTGTGCCTGCCGATGGTCGGCGCGGGCCTGAGCTACCGGGACGTCGGCCAGGCCGCCGGATTCGCGCTGCTGATCCTCTGCGGCTCGCTCTACGCCTACCTGCTGACGCTGCTGTGGCCGGAGCGCCCGGGCCCGGCCGGGGCCGACCCGCCGGTGCTGATGGACCGGCGGACCGCGCTGGACTACGGTCTGCGCCTCGGCGGCTGCGGGGCGAGCGCCGCCGCCTGCGGGCTGGCGCTGGCGCCCACCCACCCCGGCTGGCCGGTCACCGCCGCGCTGCTGGTGATGCGGCCCGCCGCCGACATGCAGCGGCTGCGCAGCGTCGGCCGGGTGGTCTCGGTCGTCGTCGGCGGGGCGGCCGCGCTGCTGCTGCTCCGCGCCGATCCGCCCGGCTGGGGCTACGCGCTGACCTGCCTGGGCGCGATCACGCTCGCCACCGCCACCCACGGCAGCCACTGGTACCTGACGCCCGCCTTCACCAGCCTGCTGGTGCTGCTGATGCTGCTGCACGCCGAACCGGCACAGGCCCACGGCCGGTTCAACGAGCGGGTGACCGCCACCCTGGTCGGCGTCGCCCTCGCCTACCTGTTCGGGCTGCTGCTGCCCCGGATCACGGGGCCCGGGATCCTCAAGCGCCAGGGCGCGGAGGGCCGGTCGAGACCGCGCGTAGAGTGA
- a CDS encoding GNAT family N-acetyltransferase, with the protein MSATDLRRIAAFRMSFARRQAAEATAIPGGAVVLDPEFAASYEHNQLVVEGPVAPPDLVALADAALGHLPHRQIAILDDALGVACAPALVAAGYTHHPELVMTHSGAAPAPGASAEAVTLAELRPALLGQQRSWMPEAEDEVLRQLTDRRAARLRGAEQVRFLAVRDEQGDVAAWADLYLDPAQDVAQIEEVVTVDDRTRRGYADTVLATALRQASGYGLFFLVAEPDDWPRHWYARRGFTAIGHSHRFSRT; encoded by the coding sequence ATGTCAGCCACGGACCTGCGGCGGATCGCTGCCTTCCGAATGTCCTTCGCCCGCCGCCAGGCCGCCGAGGCGACCGCGATCCCGGGTGGCGCGGTGGTGCTGGATCCGGAGTTCGCGGCCTCGTACGAGCACAACCAGCTGGTGGTCGAGGGCCCGGTGGCGCCACCCGACCTGGTCGCGCTGGCCGACGCGGCGCTCGGCCACCTGCCGCACCGGCAGATCGCGATCCTGGACGACGCCCTCGGCGTCGCCTGCGCGCCCGCGCTCGTCGCCGCCGGGTACACGCACCACCCCGAACTCGTGATGACCCACTCCGGCGCCGCCCCGGCTCCCGGCGCCTCCGCCGAGGCGGTCACCCTGGCCGAACTGCGGCCCGCGCTGCTCGGGCAGCAGCGCAGCTGGATGCCGGAGGCCGAGGACGAGGTGCTCCGCCAGCTCACCGACCGCCGGGCGGCCCGGCTGCGCGGCGCGGAGCAGGTCCGCTTCCTCGCGGTGCGGGACGAGCAGGGCGACGTGGCCGCCTGGGCCGACCTCTACCTCGACCCGGCCCAGGACGTCGCCCAGATCGAGGAGGTGGTCACCGTCGACGACCGCACCCGACGCGGCTACGCCGACACGGTGCTGGCCACCGCCCTGCGCCAGGCCTCCGGCTACGGCCTGTTCTTCCTGGTCGCCGAGCCGGACGACTGGCCGCGCCACTGGTACGCCCGCCGCGGCTTCACCGCGATCGGCCACTCGCACCGCTTCTCCCGCACCTGA
- a CDS encoding Crp/Fnr family transcriptional regulator, whose translation MDDVLRRAPLFTALDDEQAAELRASMTETTLARGESLFHEGDPGDRLYVIVEGKVKLHRTSPDGRENMLAVVGPSEMIGELSLFDPGPRTATASALTEVKLLGLGHGDLQPWLMTRPEVAISLLRAIARRMRRTNDVMSDLVFSDVPGRVAKALLDLSRRFGVPSDEGIHVVHDLTQEELAQLVGASRETVNKALADFAGRGWLRLEARAVILLDVERLARRSR comes from the coding sequence GTGGACGACGTACTGCGGCGTGCCCCGCTCTTCACCGCACTGGACGACGAGCAGGCTGCCGAGCTGCGTGCCTCCATGACGGAGACCACGCTCGCCCGGGGCGAGTCCCTGTTCCACGAGGGTGACCCGGGCGACCGCCTCTACGTCATCGTCGAAGGCAAGGTGAAGCTGCACCGCACCTCTCCCGACGGACGAGAGAACATGCTGGCCGTCGTCGGTCCCAGCGAGATGATCGGCGAGCTGTCGCTGTTCGACCCGGGCCCGCGCACCGCGACCGCCTCGGCGCTGACCGAGGTCAAGCTGCTCGGCCTGGGCCACGGCGACCTCCAGCCGTGGCTGATGACCCGCCCCGAGGTGGCCATCTCGCTGCTCCGGGCCATCGCCCGACGGATGCGCCGGACCAACGACGTCATGTCCGACCTGGTCTTCTCCGACGTCCCCGGCCGGGTCGCGAAGGCGCTGCTCGACCTCTCCCGCCGCTTCGGCGTGCCCTCGGACGAGGGCATCCACGTGGTCCACGACCTCACCCAGGAGGAGCTGGCGCAGCTCGTCGGCGCCTCCCGGGAGACGGTGAACAAGGCACTGGCGGACTTCGCCGGGCGCGGCTGGCTCCGGCTGGAGGCCCGCGCGGTGATCCTGCTGGACGTCGAGCGGCTGGCCCGCCGCTCGCGCTGA
- a CDS encoding SGNH/GDSL hydrolase family protein, translated as MIELSDEPMTWVLTGDSITHGVLHTHGERSWAEHVHERIRWQLNRLTDLVINTGVSGWRAPSLLGAYERHIGQFQPDVLSLSLGTNDARAGLDGLGEFRDSMRALIGKGQAAGAQVIVQTPLLVSTGGQSDRPEMPAYCQAVRELAAETGALLVDHEAHWLVRFPDADPIAWLDDLIHPNAVGHRQMADHLLRTIGLGELSPL; from the coding sequence GTGATCGAGCTTTCCGACGAACCGATGACCTGGGTGTTGACCGGGGACAGCATCACCCATGGGGTACTGCACACGCACGGTGAGCGCAGCTGGGCCGAGCACGTCCACGAGCGGATCCGCTGGCAGCTCAACCGGCTGACCGACCTGGTGATCAACACCGGCGTCTCCGGCTGGCGCGCCCCGAGCCTGCTCGGCGCCTACGAGCGCCACATCGGCCAGTTCCAGCCGGACGTGCTCTCCCTCTCGCTCGGCACCAACGACGCGCGCGCCGGGCTGGACGGCCTCGGCGAGTTCCGCGACTCGATGCGGGCGCTGATCGGCAAGGGCCAGGCGGCCGGTGCGCAGGTCATCGTGCAGACCCCGCTGCTGGTGAGCACGGGCGGCCAGTCCGACCGCCCGGAGATGCCCGCCTACTGCCAGGCGGTGCGGGAGCTCGCCGCCGAGACCGGAGCGCTGCTGGTCGACCACGAGGCGCACTGGCTGGTCCGCTTCCCGGACGCCGACCCCATCGCCTGGCTGGACGACCTGATCCACCCGAACGCCGTCGGGCACCGGCAGATGGCCGACCACCTGCTCCGCACCATCGGCCTGGGCGAGCTCTCCCCGCTGTAG
- a CDS encoding protein kinase family protein, translated as MEPTTHAPDRSRPARLAVHGAVSGELALLSDRKLRQLVDAAPPLGDGIGGRAALLEVDGTPVFVKRVPLTDLELRPEHRHSTANLFQLPVICQYGIGGPGFGAWRELAVHRLTTGWVLGGEYEGFPLMYHWRVLPDVPQPLPEELADVDAAVAYWEGSPAVRERIEALAEASSSLVLFLEYLPETLRGWLTGRLAEGGEAAEAACTLVDRELAAGTGFMNSRGLLHFDAHFANVLTDGERLYFTDFGLAVHERFELTEAEAAFFREHRRYDRCYTETALALCLATTVHGLREPERSATVRAWARGTPPTGGPAAATEIITRYAPVAAVMGEFRRQLEHVSRSTAYPAGDVPEHYHQR; from the coding sequence GTGGAGCCGACGACGCATGCCCCGGACCGGTCCCGACCCGCGCGCCTCGCCGTCCACGGCGCCGTCTCCGGCGAGTTGGCGCTGCTCAGCGACCGGAAGCTGCGGCAGCTCGTCGACGCCGCGCCGCCGCTGGGGGACGGGATCGGCGGCCGGGCGGCGCTGCTGGAGGTCGACGGCACACCGGTCTTCGTGAAGCGCGTCCCGCTGACCGACCTGGAGCTGCGGCCCGAGCACCGGCACTCCACCGCGAACCTGTTCCAGCTGCCCGTCATCTGCCAGTACGGCATCGGCGGGCCCGGCTTCGGCGCCTGGCGGGAGCTGGCGGTGCACCGGCTGACCACCGGCTGGGTGCTCGGCGGCGAGTACGAAGGCTTCCCGTTGATGTACCACTGGCGGGTGCTGCCGGACGTCCCGCAGCCGCTCCCGGAGGAGTTGGCCGACGTGGACGCGGCGGTCGCCTACTGGGAGGGGTCGCCCGCCGTCCGCGAGCGGATCGAGGCACTCGCCGAGGCGAGCAGCAGCCTGGTGCTGTTCCTGGAGTACCTGCCGGAGACGCTGCGCGGCTGGCTGACCGGGCGGCTGGCCGAGGGCGGCGAGGCGGCGGAGGCGGCCTGCACCCTGGTCGACCGGGAGCTGGCGGCCGGAACCGGCTTCATGAACTCCCGCGGGCTGCTGCACTTCGACGCCCACTTCGCGAACGTACTCACCGACGGCGAACGTCTGTACTTCACCGACTTCGGCCTGGCCGTCCATGAGCGCTTCGAGCTCACCGAGGCCGAGGCCGCCTTCTTCCGCGAGCACCGCCGCTACGACCGCTGCTACACCGAGACGGCGCTGGCGCTCTGCCTGGCGACCACCGTGCACGGGCTGCGCGAACCGGAGCGGTCGGCCACGGTCCGGGCCTGGGCGCGGGGCACGCCGCCGACCGGCGGACCGGCGGCGGCCACCGAGATCATCACGCGGTACGCGCCAGTGGCGGCGGTGATGGGCGAGTTCCGACGGCAGCTTGAGCACGTCAGCCGGAGCACCGCCTACCCGGCCGGGGACGTCCCGGAGCACTACCACCAGCGGTGA
- a CDS encoding MBL fold metallo-hydrolase, whose amino-acid sequence MSGIAGRATERAFCVLAPNASPMTLDGTNTWILAEPGSESAVVVDPGPLDERHLRAVLDEVAAQGRRVALTLLTHGHSDHAEGAARFAELTGSRVRALDPALRLGEEGLADGDVIEVGGLELRVVGTPGHTSDSLSFRLTADGAVLTGDTILGRGTTVVAHPDGRLGDYLDSLRRLRTLAAEHGVRTVLPGHGPVLADALGTVEYYLAHRASRLAQVETAVEAGLRTPAEVVARVYADVDRALWPAAEWSVRAQLEYLSEHGLI is encoded by the coding sequence GTGAGCGGCATCGCGGGCCGGGCCACCGAGCGCGCCTTCTGCGTGCTGGCGCCGAACGCCTCCCCGATGACCCTGGACGGCACCAACACCTGGATCCTGGCCGAGCCGGGATCCGAGTCGGCGGTGGTGGTCGACCCGGGGCCGCTCGACGAGCGGCACCTGCGGGCGGTGCTGGACGAGGTCGCCGCCCAGGGCCGCCGGGTCGCGCTGACCCTGCTCACCCACGGTCACTCGGACCATGCCGAGGGCGCGGCCCGCTTCGCGGAGCTGACCGGCAGCCGGGTCCGGGCGCTGGACCCGGCGCTGCGGCTGGGGGAGGAGGGCCTGGCCGACGGGGACGTGATCGAGGTCGGCGGTCTGGAGCTGCGGGTGGTCGGCACCCCCGGCCACACCTCCGACTCGCTCTCCTTCCGGCTCACCGCCGACGGTGCGGTGCTGACCGGGGACACCATCCTCGGGCGCGGGACGACCGTGGTGGCGCACCCGGACGGACGGCTCGGCGACTACCTGGACTCGCTCCGGCGGCTGCGCACCCTCGCCGCCGAGCACGGCGTCCGGACCGTGCTGCCGGGGCACGGACCGGTGCTCGCCGACGCGCTGGGCACCGTCGAGTACTACCTGGCGCACCGGGCCTCGCGGCTGGCGCAGGTGGAGACGGCGGTCGAGGCCGGGCTGCGGACCCCGGCGGAGGTCGTCGCCCGGGTCTACGCGGACGTGGACCGGGCGCTGTGGCCGGCGGCTGAGTGGTCGGTGCGGGCCCAGCTGGAGTACCTGAGCGAGCACGGGCTGATCTGA